A genomic segment from Montipora foliosa isolate CH-2021 chromosome 9, ASM3666993v2, whole genome shotgun sequence encodes:
- the LOC137969414 gene encoding uncharacterized protein — translation MRNNTPSKAFASPSSTKPFVILVTYPMMKLQTLKFAVTFGSAFVWCLVILVDFCLFGEHKCFPDHRSITVSLESFAFGDPSEHIDEDEDVDDLPKGLNHHTWEKNCARTIELLCNFPVFPKAPDTRRVINRTAIIKHKDTATDAHRLFGFILPNSTGEYRFAVASNGFAEVWLGRSKKWRTAKKVVFIHPFYAKRILAGQEFNVSKTQISSEIHLKAKVRYYIEILYTLGRKDQMEHFVLVAWQQPKQPNFEIIEPEFLTQFLNDSAKGKYKMFDDELPDALSCFSSGERDHANKHMKPETLPYLGHDEVRRALQFCKYRPSYVLDPKAFLGREFPRYSGVSRHVQKTRTFPLSFVDGIVQNKKARMPFIAEQPLDENEAWSVVFRYLDALETSYNSTYKLESIRRIEKKTDPKNGERYLLELVVSDRIIGKRYLLSEYVFQPKAKDVPLCYPDGLQWNRSADVYLILTVKNLGRWVHHFIKNVEKIVQQTKDEHLHVVIYDFDSPDINLTEAFQRTTLKNYHFIRKPGKYSRTISFSEAIDSIKDPNAIVVTIDLHLDIGSQLINDIRKHCSLGRTVYAPQIVTLSCGASSSIPRGLWYHYSYGTIAMYKQDWDNFGGFSQAFFNKSTWGGEDWDLIDSAVKSGLEIERKCSPSVYHYHHTKAGMW, via the exons ATGAGGAACAACACACCATCCAAGGCATTTGCATCTCCCTCAAGTACCAAACCTTTCGTGATATTGGTTACATATCCGATGATGAAACTGCAAACGTTAAAGTTCGCTGTCACCTTTGGATCAGCGTTTGTCTGGTGTCTTGTGATACTTGTTGATTTTTGCCTGTTTGGCGAACATAAGTGTTTTCCAGATCACCGGTCCATTACTGTTTCGTTGGAAAGCTTTGCATTTGGAGATCCATCAGAACACATTGACGAAGACGAGGACGTGGATGATTTGCCGAAGGGATTAAACCACCACACATGGGAAAAAAACTGCGCTAGGACAATTGAATTGCTCTGTAATTTTCCAGTTTTTCCAAAGGCTCCAGATACAAGACGGGTAATAAATCGTACGGCCATTATCAAGCATAAAGATACAGCCACTGACGCTCACAGACTGTTTGGTTTCATTCTTCCAAATTCAACTGGGGAATATCGCTTTGCCGTGGCATCCAATGGATTTGCCGAAGTTTGGCTCGGCCGGAGTAAGAAATGGAGAACAGCGAAAAAGGTAGTATTCATACATCCGTTTTATGCAAAACGAATCCTCGCTGGACAAGAGTTCAATGTTTCCAAGACGCAGATTTCATCCGAAATTCACTTGAAAGCCAAAGTCAGATATTATATAGAGATATTGTACACTTTAGGTAGAAAGGATCAGATGGAACATTTTGTTCTCGTCGCTTGGCAACAGCCCAAACAACCCAACTTTGAAATCATCGAACCCGAGTTTTTAACGCAGTTCCTGAATGACAGTGCCAAAGGAAAGTACAAAATGTTTGACGATGAGCTGCCAGACGCCTTGTCATGTTTTTCAAGTGGAGAAAGAGATCATGCGAACAAGCATATGAAACCCGAGACACTTCCTTACTTAGGACACGATGAAGTCAGAAGAGCTTTACAATTTTGCAAATATAGACCAAGTTATGTTCTCGATCCTAAAGCTTTTTTAGGGCGCGAATTTCCGCGTTATAGTGGAGTCAGCCGTCACGTtcagaaaacaagaacatttccactttcctttgttGACGGAATTGTGCAAAATAAGAAAGCTCGTATGCCGTTTATAGCCGAGCAACCCTTAGATGAGAACGAGGCGTGGTCGGTGGTTTTCAGATATCTGGATGCACTTGAAACGAGTTACAATAG TACATACAAATTGGAGTCCATTAGGCGTATCGAAAAGAAAACAGATCCAAAGAATGGTGAAAGATATCTTCTTGAGCTTGTTGTTAGTGACCGCATAATAGGCAAGAGGTATCTCTTGTCGGAGTATGTATTTCAGCCAAAGGCCAAAGATGTCCCACTATGTTATCCCGACGGTCTGCAATGGAACAGAAGTGCGGATGTCTACCTAATCCTTACGGTCAAGAACCTCGGTCGATGGGTTCACCATTTTATCAAGAATGTGGAAAAGATCGTCCAGCAAACGAAAGACGAACATTTGCATGTCGTAATCTACGATTTTGATAGCCCGGATATCAACTTGACCGAGGCTTTCCAAAGAACGACCTTAAAGAACTATCATTTCATCAGAAAGCCGGGAAAGTATTCGCGTACAATTTCTTTCAGTGAGGCGATAGATTCCATAAAGGACCCTAACGCCATAGTTGTCACCATAGATTTGCACCTTGACATTGGAAGTCAGCTTATCAACGATATTCGCAAG CACTGTTCACTTGGCAGGACCGTGTACGCCCCACAAATAGTTACTTTGAGTTGCGGTGCGAGCAGCTCCATACCCAGAGGGCTTTGGTATCACTACAGCTATGGAACAATCGCTATGTATAAACAGGATTGGGACAATTTTGGAGGATTTTCCCAGGCGTTTTTCAACAAGAGTACCTGGGGAGGTGAAGACTGGGATTTAATTGACAGCGCCGTCAAGAGTGGTTTGGAGATCGAGAGAAAATGTTCACCATCTGTGTATCACTATCACCATACAAAAGCAGGAATGTGGTGA